In a single window of the Melioribacteraceae bacterium genome:
- the rplM gene encoding 50S ribosomal protein L13, whose product MKQERITKFIKPEDAGQKWYLVDAKDQVLGRLAAKVASIIRGKHKALFTPNMDTGDFVVIINAEKVKLTGKRAIQKTYFTHSMYPGGARTRSFSEIMEKKPEYALQTAIKGMLPKTRLGKQLIKKLKVYAGETHPHSAQQPQVLSL is encoded by the coding sequence GTGAAGCAAGAAAGAATCACTAAGTTCATTAAACCTGAAGATGCTGGTCAAAAGTGGTATCTGGTTGATGCAAAAGATCAAGTGCTTGGCAGATTAGCGGCTAAAGTTGCTAGTATAATTAGAGGTAAACATAAAGCTTTGTTTACACCCAATATGGACACAGGCGATTTTGTAGTTATTATTAATGCCGAAAAAGTTAAGCTTACCGGTAAAAGAGCAATTCAAAAAACCTATTTTACCCACTCGATGTATCCAGGTGGTGCAAGAACAAGAAGTTTTTCAGAAATTATGGAAAAGAAACCTGAATACGCTCTTCAAACCGCGATTAAAGGAATGCTTCCTAAAACTCGTTTGGGTAAACAATTAATCAAAAAATTAAAAGTATATGCGGGCGAAACTCATCCTCATTCAGCTCAACAACCGCAAGTATTAAGCTTATAA
- the rpsI gene encoding 30S ribosomal protein S9, translated as MADKMYVGRRKNAVARVYLRNGSGKVTVNDKEVEQYFPIKEHSTNVFLPFIATETLGKFDVFANVAGGGITGQSDAIRLGIARALEDMNADFRSPLKSEGLLKRDPRMVERKKYGQKKARKRFQFSKR; from the coding sequence ATGGCAGATAAAATGTATGTTGGTAGAAGAAAAAATGCTGTTGCTCGTGTTTATTTGAGAAATGGTTCCGGCAAAGTTACTGTAAATGATAAAGAAGTAGAACAGTATTTCCCAATTAAAGAACACAGCACTAACGTATTTCTACCTTTTATAGCAACCGAAACGTTAGGCAAATTTGATGTATTTGCAAATGTAGCTGGTGGCGGAATTACCGGTCAATCTGATGCTATAAGATTAGGGATAGCAAGAGCATTGGAAGATATGAATGCCGATTTCCGTTCTCCACTCAAATCTGAAGGTCTCCTTAAAAGAGATCCAAGAATGGTTGAACGTAAGAAATACGGTCAGAAGAAAGCAAGAAAAAGATTCCAGTTCTCTAAGAGATAA